In Arcobacter ellisii, a genomic segment contains:
- a CDS encoding glutathionylspermidine synthase family protein, with amino-acid sequence MKLEKLTPLTDEYLESIGFVWHTDSDNSSYVSDEIVVISEEEANAYYEATNELYDMFAEAGQYVIDNDLFHELNIPFNLVEVIKESWENEVHWHLYSRFDLAGGIDGQPIKLIEFNADTPTSLFETAIIQWAMLKKNGLDEASQFNSLYESLKDNFKRIITLDTDIEKFEEYYSTLGWKILFSSISTSAEDINTTKLLQHIASEAGFNTDFEFIENVQFNDEGIYKNDEAFEFWFKLIPWENIGIEESELALLLTQIIKDKKAIIFNPAYTLMFQSKGFMKILWDLYPNHPLLLETSFEPLVGKKQVEKRCFGREGANTKIINIDGSIELETSGEYEGHKAIYQEFVEFPKDEKGNLYQAGVFYAYEACGLGFRRGGKILNNMSKFVGHIIK; translated from the coding sequence TTGAAATTAGAAAAATTAACTCCACTTACTGATGAATATTTAGAATCAATAGGTTTTGTTTGGCATACAGATAGCGATAATTCATCTTATGTAAGTGATGAAATAGTTGTTATAAGTGAAGAGGAAGCAAATGCCTATTATGAAGCTACAAATGAACTTTATGATATGTTTGCCGAAGCTGGTCAATATGTAATTGATAATGATTTATTCCATGAATTAAATATCCCTTTTAATTTAGTTGAAGTAATAAAAGAGTCGTGGGAAAATGAAGTACATTGGCATTTATATTCAAGATTTGATTTAGCTGGTGGAATTGATGGACAACCAATAAAACTAATCGAATTTAATGCAGATACTCCAACTTCTCTTTTTGAGACAGCTATTATTCAATGGGCAATGTTAAAGAAAAATGGTTTAGATGAAGCTAGCCAATTTAATAGTTTATATGAATCATTAAAAGATAATTTTAAAAGAATTATTACTTTAGATACAGATATTGAAAAATTTGAAGAGTATTATTCAACTCTTGGATGGAAAATTTTATTTTCTTCAATTTCAACTTCAGCTGAAGATATAAATACTACAAAACTTTTACAACATATTGCTAGTGAAGCTGGCTTTAATACTGATTTTGAATTTATTGAAAATGTTCAATTCAATGATGAAGGAATTTATAAAAATGATGAAGCTTTTGAGTTTTGGTTCAAACTAATTCCTTGGGAAAATATAGGTATTGAAGAGAGTGAATTAGCTTTACTTTTAACTCAAATTATAAAAGATAAAAAAGCAATTATTTTTAATCCAGCTTATACATTAATGTTTCAATCAAAAGGATTTATGAAGATTTTATGGGATTTATATCCAAATCATCCGCTTTTACTTGAAACTTCTTTTGAACCTCTTGTTGGGAAAAAACAAGTAGAAAAAAGATGTTTTGGAAGAGAAGGAGCTAATACTAAAATCATAAATATTGATGGAAGTATTGAGTTAGAAACAAGTGGTGAATATGAAGGTCATAAGGCTATTTATCAAGAGTTTGTAGAGTTTCCAAAAGATGAAAAAGGAAATTTATATCAAGCTGGTGTATTTTATGCTTATGAAGCTTGTGGTTTAGGATTTAGACGAGGTGGAAAAATCTTAAATAATATGTCTAAATTTGTTGGACACATTATAAAATAA
- a CDS encoding UPF0323 family lipoprotein, translating to MKRKNHIKKISDYAIVGGLGAILVIGLTGCEDKGSNNQNQNQGQNNTFTDASQKQGAFVVIEESADGKYAIADEFPASKTTIVLRKPDGSERILTQEEIDKLVKEEEAKIDAGTSALTNPNAQLSDGGMGLGGVLLSSIAGAMIGSWLGNKLFNNQNYQNQRAAQYKSPQTYSKSQSSFTKSPTTSSTSTSGDKKSGFFGGNNTNSTSSTSTKSSSFSSPTSTGG from the coding sequence TTGAAAAGAAAAAATCATATTAAAAAAATATCTGATTATGCGATAGTTGGTGGGCTTGGTGCAATTTTAGTTATTGGTTTAACAGGTTGTGAAGACAAGGGAAGTAATAACCAAAATCAAAACCAAGGTCAAAATAATACATTTACAGATGCAAGTCAAAAACAAGGTGCATTTGTAGTTATTGAAGAATCAGCAGATGGTAAATATGCAATTGCAGATGAATTTCCAGCTTCTAAAACAACTATTGTTCTTAGAAAACCTGATGGAAGTGAAAGAATTTTAACTCAAGAAGAGATTGATAAACTTGTAAAAGAAGAAGAAGCAAAAATTGATGCTGGAACTTCAGCTTTAACAAATCCAAATGCACAATTAAGTGATGGTGGAATGGGACTTGGTGGAGTTTTATTATCTTCAATTGCAGGAGCAATGATAGGTTCTTGGCTTGGAAATAAACTATTTAATAATCAAAATTATCAAAACCAAAGAGCAGCTCAATATAAATCTCCTCAAACATATAGTAAATCTCAAAGTTCATTTACAAAAAGTCCAACAACTAGTTCAACTTCAACAAGTGGGGATAAAAAAAGTGGATTTTTTGGTGGGAATAATACAAATTCAACATCTTCAACTTCTACTAAATCTTCTTCATTCTCATCTCCAACAAGTACAGGAGGTTGA
- a CDS encoding GGDEF domain-containing protein — MKILFILFMLIASLYSNEKKNLTLQLSWLNQFQFAGYYIAKEKGFYKDVGLNVTLNELNNKIELVDMIKEEKADFAIGRSSLLLDKINGYDIVALGAIFQHSPLMLLTTNEEIKTISDFKNKKIMITPDAKFTASIMAMLNSNGIYKEHVNMITHSFNINDLINKKTDLMASYISNEPILLQEKGIKYKIFHPKDYGFDFYSDILFTSSKFIKNNPTTTKNFYEASLKGWEYALKNKAETAEIIYKKYNSQNKSLINLIKEGEILEKLIINENDNKIGCLDRTKLEKTLDVFRILGLTKEKLDLDSFIYEDNHHKKIVYELDYQQRNLLIMLIIFMTIIFILIIYFLKRIHDKKNLLNAVINTSDDLIYYKNQNLKYIGCNDAFKKLANKTENEIIGKDDFEIFDKKYAQIFRENDLKVLKSKELIIQEEWFEIDNKMLLFQSKKRPLKCMGAQIGILGVSRDITSLYETQKKLEEQATMDELTKVYNRKSFNQRLKEKVELFKRYESYFCIALFDIDDFKLVNDNYGHDIGDKVLIEVCEIAKQHIRNTDLLFRVGGEEFIILYPKTLIDEAYLSIDKIRNLIKCTTIIENHPITVSVGLTQIHKNDDEESIFKRIDDLMYQSKRTGKDKITVD, encoded by the coding sequence ATGAAAATATTATTTATTCTATTTATGCTTATTGCTTCTTTATATTCTAATGAAAAGAAAAACTTAACTTTACAATTAAGTTGGTTAAATCAATTTCAATTTGCAGGTTATTATATTGCAAAAGAAAAGGGTTTTTATAAAGATGTTGGATTAAATGTTACTTTAAATGAGCTAAACAATAAAATCGAATTGGTCGATATGATAAAAGAAGAAAAAGCTGATTTTGCCATTGGGCGTTCATCTTTATTATTAGATAAAATAAATGGTTATGATATTGTAGCTTTAGGAGCAATTTTTCAACACTCTCCTTTGATGTTACTTACAACAAATGAAGAGATAAAAACTATATCTGATTTTAAAAATAAAAAAATCATGATTACTCCTGATGCTAAATTTACAGCTTCGATAATGGCAATGTTAAACTCAAATGGTATTTACAAAGAACATGTAAATATGATTACTCACTCTTTTAATATTAATGATTTAATAAATAAAAAAACTGATTTAATGGCTTCTTATATCTCAAATGAACCTATATTACTTCAAGAAAAAGGGATAAAATATAAAATTTTTCATCCAAAAGATTATGGATTTGATTTTTATAGTGATATTTTATTTACTTCATCAAAATTTATAAAAAATAACCCAACAACTACAAAAAACTTTTATGAAGCAAGTTTAAAAGGTTGGGAATATGCTTTAAAAAATAAAGCAGAAACAGCAGAAATAATATACAAAAAATATAATTCTCAAAATAAATCTTTGATAAATCTTATTAAAGAAGGTGAAATTTTAGAAAAATTAATCATAAATGAAAACGATAATAAGATAGGTTGTTTAGATAGAACTAAACTAGAAAAAACTTTAGATGTATTTAGAATTTTAGGTTTAACAAAAGAGAAATTAGATTTAGATTCTTTTATTTATGAAGATAATCATCATAAAAAAATCGTTTATGAATTAGATTATCAACAAAGAAATCTACTAATTATGTTAATTATTTTTATGACTATTATCTTTATTTTGATTATTTATTTTTTAAAAAGAATTCATGATAAAAAAAATTTACTTAATGCTGTTATAAATACAAGTGATGATTTAATTTATTATAAAAATCAAAATTTAAAATATATAGGTTGTAATGATGCATTTAAAAAACTTGCTAATAAAACTGAAAATGAAATTATAGGAAAAGATGATTTTGAGATTTTTGATAAAAAATATGCACAAATATTTAGAGAAAATGATTTAAAAGTTCTAAAATCAAAAGAGTTAATAATCCAAGAAGAGTGGTTTGAGATTGATAATAAAATGTTACTTTTTCAATCTAAAAAAAGACCTTTGAAATGTATGGGTGCACAAATAGGAATTTTAGGAGTTAGTAGAGATATCACAAGTTTATATGAAACTCAAAAAAAACTTGAAGAACAAGCAACAATGGATGAACTTACAAAAGTTTATAATAGAAAATCTTTTAATCAAAGATTAAAAGAAAAAGTTGAATTGTTCAAAAGATATGAAAGTTATTTTTGTATTGCTTTATTTGATATTGATGATTTTAAATTAGTAAATGATAATTATGGACATGATATTGGAGATAAAGTTTTAATAGAAGTTTGCGAAATAGCTAAACAACATATAAGAAATACTGATTTACTTTTTAGAGTTGGTGGAGAAGAGTTTATTATTTTATATCCAAAAACTTTAATAGATGAAGCCTATTTATCTATTGATAAAATTAGAAATTTAATAAAATGTACAACCATAATAGAAAATCATCCTATTACAGTTAGTGTAGGTTTAACTCAAATACATAAAAATGATGATGAAGAATCTATATTTAAAAGAATTGATGATTTAATGTATCAATCTAAAAGAACAGGAAAAGATAAGATTACCGTTGATTAA
- a CDS encoding 7TM diverse intracellular signaling domain-containing protein has protein sequence MFYLKIIFLLLFSSTLFANIIDINEETKTLDILSKSEIYIDKNKNLTFEDIKNQNIKFEKNNKNILSYGYSPTFDVWIKFTLKNSSKKTIKKIIEYDNPLTTNVDFFDFNKNSIQKDGLLSKDINKFVINPIFSIELNPNEENTYFIKASSFITTLIIDLKLLDEESFYKKEIKHQIILSLFFGAMFILGIYNFFIYLFTRDISYLYYVLYILGLIIHHLMYTGIANVYFLNYEQKITIVSLASVIVAIPVYALGLFTKSFLQTKQYKKFNMVLNGFLILIPISVIFFLVTDDYDKYRNTFTMLFLVFLMIITLYATLKKNKQAYFIFFAWVIFLSSGLLMYLSSAGIFDIKKYFPYLIEASFVIEAIIFSIALANKITNLQKEKNEANQKLIIQKENETKRLSNEVNLRTKDLKNALDEKELLLKELNHRVKNNMQTIVSLIRLQSDEIENEKLKDILLTIQNRISAMGHLHELLYKQDDINYIDVYEYFEVLIDEVRESYDSFIEIHLDIKTKLKMEQSIYCGLIINELITNSFKYAFPDKKGNILITLEKENENIKLTIKDDGIGFDETKVNFSLGFTLVKTLAVSQLKGEIDINSKNGVTTTILWNEDE, from the coding sequence ATGTTTTATTTAAAAATAATCTTTTTATTACTCTTCTCTTCAACTCTTTTTGCAAATATAATAGATATAAATGAAGAGACAAAAACTTTAGATATTCTCTCTAAAAGCGAAATTTATATAGATAAAAATAAGAATCTTACTTTTGAAGATATCAAAAATCAAAATATAAAATTTGAAAAAAATAACAAAAATATTTTATCTTATGGTTATTCTCCAACTTTTGATGTTTGGATTAAATTTACTCTAAAAAATAGTTCTAAGAAAACAATAAAAAAGATTATTGAATATGATAATCCTCTTACAACAAATGTGGATTTTTTTGATTTTAATAAAAATAGTATTCAAAAAGATGGTCTTTTATCTAAAGATATAAATAAATTTGTAATAAATCCAATTTTTTCAATTGAGTTAAATCCAAATGAAGAAAATACCTATTTTATAAAAGCTTCTTCTTTTATAACAACTTTAATAATTGATTTAAAACTTCTTGATGAAGAGAGTTTTTACAAAAAAGAGATAAAACATCAAATAATTCTTTCTCTGTTTTTTGGAGCAATGTTTATTCTTGGAATTTATAACTTTTTTATCTATTTATTTACAAGAGATATTAGTTATTTATATTATGTATTATATATTTTAGGTTTAATAATTCATCATTTGATGTACACAGGTATTGCAAATGTATATTTTTTAAATTATGAACAAAAAATAACAATAGTTAGTCTTGCTTCTGTTATAGTTGCTATTCCTGTTTATGCTTTGGGATTATTTACAAAAAGTTTTTTACAAACAAAACAGTATAAAAAATTTAATATGGTTTTAAATGGATTTTTAATTCTTATTCCAATTTCTGTAATATTTTTCCTAGTAACAGATGATTATGATAAATATAGAAATACTTTTACAATGCTATTTTTAGTTTTTTTGATGATAATTACACTTTATGCAACTCTTAAAAAGAATAAACAAGCCTATTTTATCTTCTTTGCTTGGGTTATTTTTTTATCTTCTGGATTATTGATGTATTTATCAAGTGCAGGAATATTTGATATAAAAAAATATTTTCCTTATTTAATTGAAGCCTCTTTTGTAATTGAAGCAATAATTTTTTCTATAGCTTTAGCAAATAAAATCACAAATCTTCAAAAAGAAAAAAATGAAGCTAACCAAAAACTAATTATTCAAAAAGAGAATGAAACTAAAAGATTATCAAATGAAGTTAATTTAAGAACAAAAGATTTAAAAAATGCTCTTGATGAAAAAGAGTTATTATTAAAAGAGTTAAATCATAGAGTAAAAAATAATATGCAAACAATTGTATCTTTGATTAGACTTCAAAGTGATGAAATAGAAAATGAAAAATTAAAAGATATTTTATTAACTATTCAAAATCGAATTAGTGCAATGGGTCATTTACACGAACTTTTATATAAACAAGATGATATAAATTATATTGATGTTTATGAATATTTTGAAGTTTTAATTGATGAAGTAAGAGAAAGTTATGATAGTTTTATAGAGATTCATTTAGATATAAAAACTAAACTAAAAATGGAACAATCAATTTATTGTGGACTTATTATAAATGAACTTATTACAAATTCCTTTAAATACGCATTTCCAGATAAAAAAGGAAATATTCTTATAACTTTAGAAAAAGAGAATGAAAATATAAAATTAACTATTAAAGACGATGGAATAGGCTTTGATGAAACAAAAGTTAATTTCTCATTAGGTTTTACTTTGGTAAAAACTCTTGCAGTTAGTCAATTAAAAGGTGAAATAGATATAAATTCTAAAAATGGTGTAACAACGACTATTTTGTGGAATGAAGATGAATAG
- a CDS encoding response regulator: MNSVKILIIEDEAIVALDIKRIINNLGHNVVDIVSNFEDAIKSVKKNPPELIFSDINLGKEKDGINIIEEIQKEDFIPVIYLTAYSDEETIQRAIRTNPLGYILKPFKKEDIKSTLLLSIYKLKTQTYDNNNNSYEKLGFDYFYDLENEILFFKSEPIKLSLKEKKLLTILVEAKGQIVSFKYLEYVLWPDAPISDSTLRTLIYRLRTKLNYKIIDTISSIGCKISKSP; the protein is encoded by the coding sequence ATGAATAGTGTAAAAATTTTAATAATCGAAGATGAAGCAATAGTAGCTTTAGATATAAAAAGAATTATAAATAACTTAGGTCATAATGTAGTAGATATTGTATCAAATTTTGAAGATGCAATAAAAAGTGTAAAAAAAAATCCACCAGAACTTATTTTTTCAGATATAAATCTTGGAAAAGAAAAAGATGGAATAAATATTATTGAAGAGATACAAAAAGAAGATTTTATTCCTGTAATTTATCTAACAGCATATAGTGATGAAGAGACTATTCAGCGAGCAATTAGAACAAATCCTTTAGGTTATATTTTAAAGCCTTTTAAAAAAGAAGATATTAAATCTACACTATTATTAAGTATTTATAAATTAAAAACACAAACTTATGATAATAATAATAATTCCTATGAAAAACTAGGATTTGATTATTTTTATGACTTAGAAAATGAAATTCTTTTTTTTAAATCTGAACCTATAAAATTAAGTTTAAAAGAGAAAAAACTGCTTACTATTTTGGTTGAAGCAAAAGGTCAAATAGTCTCTTTTAAATATTTAGAATATGTACTTTGGCCAGATGCACCAATTAGTGATAGTACATTACGAACTTTAATTTATCGACTAAGAACAAAACTAAATTATAAGATAATTGATACCATTTCAAGCATTGGATGTAAAATCTCAAAAAGTCCATAG
- a CDS encoding N-acyl amino acid synthase FeeM domain-containing protein, translating to MAYINKNISLNQLQEIIKSDISTKQAYLPDSFISLQKHALEIFQKRIFLESVLEDTISFNRKLSWEDKYKNLSLVKSAEELIEVFKLRSDVFTEINYQDEFPDTIEGLNFDIYDKTYAVIYYKNNKEVSATIRLIFDSENKLPSENKFTFNDMRNKYNCIGEISRNIVKNRGQGLNLEFKYLMCGIYNVFMNNDIDIALSGIRQEHLKLFKKLGGVEIYKELESYGSLETPCLIISYDPTNASNFFKKVFLEE from the coding sequence ATGGCTTACATAAATAAAAACATTTCTCTAAATCAACTTCAAGAAATTATCAAAAGTGATATTTCAACAAAACAAGCTTATCTTCCTGACTCTTTTATCTCATTACAAAAACATGCTTTAGAAATATTTCAAAAAAGGATTTTTTTAGAAAGTGTTTTAGAAGATACAATCTCTTTTAATAGAAAATTATCTTGGGAAGACAAATATAAAAATTTATCTTTAGTAAAAAGTGCAGAAGAGTTAATAGAGGTTTTTAAACTAAGAAGTGATGTCTTCACAGAAATTAATTATCAAGATGAATTCCCAGATACGATAGAGGGATTAAATTTTGATATTTATGATAAAACATATGCAGTTATTTATTACAAAAATAATAAAGAAGTATCAGCCACAATAAGATTGATTTTTGATTCAGAAAACAAACTTCCTTCTGAAAATAAATTTACATTTAATGATATGAGAAATAAATACAATTGTATAGGTGAAATTTCAAGAAATATTGTAAAAAATAGAGGTCAAGGTCTAAATCTTGAGTTTAAATACTTAATGTGTGGAATATATAACGTATTTATGAATAATGATATTGATATTGCTCTTTCTGGAATTAGACAAGAACATTTGAAATTATTCAAAAAATTAGGTGGAGTTGAAATATATAAAGAATTAGAATCTTATGGAAGTTTAGAAACACCTTGTTTAATCATCTCTTATGACCCCACAAATGCCTCAAATTTTTTTAAAAAAGTTTTTTTAGAAGAATAA
- a CDS encoding response regulator — MKKTKILIVEDESIVALDIKRTLEKLDYEITNTAFDYQGAINSVLMNKPDLILMDVNLGKSKDGIETAKKIKSFDDIPIIFLTAFSDEETINRAIQTKPVSYLIKPFKRDELKSNIMLGLYKNRGLKEDFINNNLICIGEDYYFNNDENKLYYKSLPINLGSKEVLLLKILLESKGQIVSFADLESLIWGSCIISDSTLRTLIYRLRTKLEYKFIETIPYVGCRIC, encoded by the coding sequence ATGAAAAAAACTAAAATCCTTATAGTAGAAGATGAAAGTATTGTTGCCCTTGATATAAAAAGAACCCTAGAAAAGCTTGATTATGAGATAACAAATACAGCTTTTGATTATCAAGGAGCTATTAATAGTGTATTGATGAATAAACCTGATTTGATTTTAATGGATGTAAATTTAGGTAAAAGTAAAGATGGAATTGAAACAGCAAAAAAGATAAAAAGTTTTGATGATATTCCTATTATTTTTCTTACTGCATTTTCTGATGAAGAGACAATAAATAGGGCTATTCAAACAAAACCAGTAAGTTATTTAATAAAACCTTTTAAAAGAGATGAATTAAAATCAAATATTATGTTAGGACTTTATAAAAATAGGGGCTTAAAAGAGGATTTTATTAATAATAATCTTATTTGTATAGGAGAAGATTACTATTTTAATAATGATGAAAATAAACTTTACTATAAATCTTTACCAATAAATCTTGGTTCAAAAGAGGTTTTACTTCTAAAAATACTTTTAGAATCAAAAGGTCAAATTGTATCATTTGCTGATTTGGAAAGTTTAATTTGGGGGTCATGCATTATTTCTGATAGCACCTTAAGAACATTGATTTATCGACTTAGAACAAAATTAGAATATAAATTTATAGAAACAATTCCTTATGTAGGATGTCGAATCTGCTGA
- a CDS encoding tyrosine-type recombinase/integrase, translating to MIKIKSKKYVGVYHQVLMNKDKAYYITYKENGKKIWLKIGLHSEGVREDYCNQKRGEITSKIRLGEDLPEVAKKNVLTLNEYAKKFYDDKEIHNKQNKKTRARIEKHIQETLGDIPLNKITKEQIEQIQKDKSKILAPATVNFIIGQLSAIFNNAMENQLIDKNPCQFVKNIKINNTRVRYLELEEIKELKDRLKDDLCLYYFVMLGLSTGGRLQTLCNIKVSDIKSNGTIKLYDFKNESEYYGFINESLKKELLVFIEKFNKKSNDFLFQTTQIENYMNQYYYRQLQPIFDELYNNKVKNISKQDKVVIHTLRHTFASQLAINNTPILTIKKLMNHTDIKTTMKYAKLSKSNGEEEVGRLTKTLISL from the coding sequence ATGATAAAAATAAAATCCAAGAAATATGTAGGTGTTTATCATCAAGTATTAATGAATAAAGATAAAGCTTACTACATAACTTATAAAGAGAATGGTAAAAAAATATGGCTTAAAATAGGATTACATAGTGAAGGTGTTAGGGAAGACTATTGTAATCAAAAAAGAGGTGAAATTACTTCTAAAATTAGATTAGGTGAAGATTTACCAGAAGTTGCAAAGAAAAATGTATTAACATTGAATGAATATGCTAAAAAGTTTTATGATGACAAAGAGATACACAATAAACAAAATAAAAAAACAAGAGCAAGAATTGAAAAACATATTCAAGAAACATTAGGAGATATACCTTTAAACAAAATTACAAAAGAACAAATAGAGCAAATTCAAAAAGATAAATCAAAAATATTAGCACCTGCAACAGTAAATTTTATTATTGGACAATTAAGTGCTATATTTAATAATGCTATGGAAAATCAACTAATTGATAAAAACCCTTGTCAATTTGTTAAAAATATTAAAATTAATAATACAAGAGTTAGATATTTAGAACTTGAAGAAATTAAAGAATTAAAAGATAGATTAAAAGATGATTTATGTTTATATTATTTTGTAATGTTGGGTTTATCAACTGGTGGAAGATTACAAACTCTTTGCAATATTAAAGTAAGTGATATTAAGTCTAATGGAACTATTAAGTTGTATGATTTTAAAAATGAAAGTGAATATTATGGTTTTATAAATGAAAGTTTAAAAAAAGAATTATTAGTATTCATTGAAAAATTTAATAAGAAGTCTAATGATTTTTTATTTCAAACAACTCAAATAGAAAATTATATGAATCAATATTATTATAGACAACTTCAACCAATATTTGATGAGTTATATAATAATAAAGTAAAAAATATTTCAAAACAAGATAAAGTTGTTATACATACTTTAAGACATACTTTTGCTTCTCAATTAGCAATCAATAACACTCCAATTTTAACAATCAAAAAATTAATGAATCATACAGATATAAAAACTACAATGAAATATGCAAAATTAAGTAAAAGTAATGGTGAAGAAGAAGTAGGGAGACTAACTAAAACTTTAATAAGTTTATAA